One Mycolicibacterium goodii genomic region harbors:
- the recG gene encoding ATP-dependent DNA helicase RecG produces the protein MATLADSLQFVLGKKAADKLEENFGLRTVNDLLRHYPRKYSDGMSVRGEGETLDLEEGEHVTFIDVITEAKPGDMKRPVKTKTGKQFTPKYLRVTLGEHKQKVTATFFNANWMIEELKVGTRLMLSGEVKYFRDTVQLNHPAFLVLESPSGRKIGTKSLKAIAEASGATGEDMLAEFEKEFFPIYPASAKMQSWDIYRCIRQVLAVLDPIPDPLPKSFVQQRGLMSEDEALRAIHLAENSVERDRARERLTYDEAIGLQWGLVTRRHGELGASGPSAPLRDDGLVAALRDRLPFELTAGQREVLEVISGELASTRPMNRMLQGEVGSGKTIVSVLAMLQMVDAGYQCALLAPTEVLATQHARSVRDVLGPLAMAGELGGDENGTRVALLTGSMTAQQKRAVRDEVASGAAGIVIGTHALLQDAVEFHNLGMVVVDEQHRFGVEQRDALRAKACEGLTPHLLVMTATPIPRTVALTVYGDLETSTLRELPRGRQPITSNTIFVSQKPAWLDRAWARIREEVAAGRQAYVVASRIDENDKPVGGRENEGRQAGPPPITVVELYERLRNGPLEGLRLGLMHGRLSGDEKDDVMSRFRAGEIDVLVCTTVIEVGVDVPNSTVMVVMDADRFGISQLHQLRGRIGRGQHPSLCLLATRLPEMSKAGERIKAVAATLDGFELADLDLEERREGDVLGLNQSGRTINLRFLSLREHLEVITDARAFCETRYEQDPHDTGMALLAAQFVDTDRVEYLEKA, from the coding sequence ATGGCAACGCTCGCCGATTCCCTGCAATTCGTGCTCGGCAAGAAGGCGGCCGACAAGCTCGAGGAGAACTTCGGGCTGCGCACCGTCAACGATCTCCTGCGCCACTATCCGCGCAAGTACAGCGACGGCATGAGCGTGCGTGGGGAAGGCGAGACGCTCGATCTCGAAGAGGGCGAACACGTCACCTTCATCGACGTCATCACCGAGGCCAAGCCGGGGGACATGAAGCGCCCCGTCAAGACCAAGACGGGTAAGCAGTTCACCCCCAAGTACCTGCGCGTGACGCTCGGCGAGCACAAGCAGAAGGTGACCGCGACGTTCTTCAACGCCAACTGGATGATCGAGGAACTCAAGGTCGGCACCCGGCTCATGCTCTCCGGTGAGGTCAAGTACTTCCGCGACACCGTGCAGTTGAACCACCCGGCGTTCCTGGTGCTCGAATCGCCCAGCGGACGCAAGATCGGCACCAAGTCGCTCAAGGCCATCGCCGAGGCCTCCGGTGCGACCGGCGAAGACATGCTCGCGGAGTTCGAGAAGGAGTTCTTCCCGATCTATCCGGCGTCGGCGAAGATGCAGAGCTGGGACATCTACCGCTGCATCCGCCAGGTGCTCGCCGTGCTCGACCCCATCCCCGACCCGCTGCCCAAATCCTTTGTGCAGCAACGTGGTCTGATGTCCGAGGACGAGGCGCTGCGGGCGATCCATCTCGCGGAGAACTCGGTAGAGCGCGACCGTGCCCGTGAGCGGCTCACCTACGACGAGGCGATCGGCCTGCAGTGGGGCCTGGTGACCCGTCGCCACGGTGAACTCGGTGCGTCAGGTCCGTCGGCACCGCTGCGCGACGACGGCCTGGTGGCCGCTCTCCGTGACCGGTTGCCGTTCGAGTTGACCGCCGGGCAGCGCGAGGTGCTCGAGGTGATCTCGGGTGAACTCGCCTCGACGCGACCGATGAACCGCATGCTGCAGGGCGAGGTGGGCTCGGGCAAGACCATCGTCTCGGTGCTGGCCATGCTGCAGATGGTCGACGCCGGGTACCAGTGTGCGTTGCTCGCACCGACGGAAGTGCTTGCGACACAACATGCCCGCTCGGTGCGCGACGTGCTGGGACCGTTGGCGATGGCAGGCGAACTCGGCGGGGACGAGAACGGTACGCGCGTTGCGTTGCTCACCGGATCGATGACCGCACAACAGAAGCGCGCGGTCCGCGACGAGGTGGCGTCGGGCGCGGCGGGCATCGTCATCGGCACACATGCACTGCTGCAGGACGCAGTGGAATTCCACAACCTCGGCATGGTGGTGGTCGACGAGCAGCACCGGTTCGGGGTTGAGCAACGAGATGCGTTGCGCGCCAAGGCCTGTGAAGGCCTGACGCCGCATCTTCTGGTCATGACGGCCACACCGATCCCGCGCACGGTCGCGCTCACGGTGTACGGCGATCTGGAGACCTCGACCCTGCGGGAACTGCCGCGCGGGCGCCAACCGATCACCAGCAACACGATTTTCGTGTCCCAGAAGCCGGCGTGGCTTGACCGTGCATGGGCCCGGATCCGCGAGGAGGTGGCCGCAGGGCGTCAGGCATACGTCGTGGCGTCGCGCATCGACGAGAACGACAAACCCGTGGGCGGCAGGGAAAATGAGGGCCGCCAGGCCGGCCCGCCGCCGATCACGGTGGTCGAGCTGTACGAGCGCCTGCGCAACGGCCCGTTGGAGGGCCTGCGCCTGGGCCTCATGCACGGCAGGCTCTCCGGGGACGAGAAGGACGACGTGATGTCGCGGTTCCGGGCCGGCGAGATCGATGTCCTGGTGTGCACCACGGTGATCGAGGTGGGCGTGGACGTGCCCAACTCGACGGTGATGGTGGTGATGGACGCCGACCGGTTCGGTATCAGCCAGCTGCACCAGTTGCGTGGACGCATCGGCCGTGGGCAGCATCCGAGCTTGTGCCTGCTGGCCACGCGTCTGCCCGAGATGTCGAAGGCGGGGGAGCGCATCAAGGCGGTCGCCGCCACGCTCGACGGTTTCGAGCTGGCCGATCTGGACCTCGAGGAGCGGCGCGAAGGGGATGTGCTCGGGCTCAACCAGTCCGGCCGCACGATCAACCTGCGGTTCCTGTCGCTGCGTGAGCACCTCGAGGTGATCACCGACGCCCGCGCATTCTGCGAGACCCGCTACGAGCAGGATCCGCATGACACCGGAATGGCGCTGC